A window from Drosophila willistoni isolate 14030-0811.24 chromosome XR unlocalized genomic scaffold, UCI_dwil_1.1 Seg143, whole genome shotgun sequence encodes these proteins:
- the LOC6645230 gene encoding iron-sulfur clusters transporter ABCB7, mitochondrial isoform X1, which yields MAGLLHLTKLCSKNAQLAHICRSTYPTIGKGGHNHVQPRVLYSTLVKGEDDSGDAKSKKITPFTPTPGSKLLGGVFGKKAKGATSAPAVATTLRQQQQHRRQQQQQSRQCHVHIGGTGTDGGTALGKLDAPEVTSQDMLRAMMAYIWPKEDPLVRKRVGISLGLLAGSKLLTVCVPFLFKGAVDTMTTLNMDTAPDAVLSTATALLLGYGIARASAAGFNELRNAVFAKVAHHSIRKIASNVFLHLHNLDLAFHLNKQTGALSKTIDRGSRGINFVLSAMVFNIVPTIFELALVSSILGIKCGLAFAGVSMGCVGIYAVYTLSVTQWRTRFRVYMNQAENEAGNKAVDSLINYETVKYFNNEKYEAGCYNEVLKKYEAASLKTSSSLALLNFGQNAIFSSALSLIMVLAAKEIAQGNMTVGDLVMVNGLLFQLSIPLGFLGSVYREVRQALLDMQAMFTLMNVDSRIQTKANAQPLFVDNNNSSIEFRNVSFEYEPGKPIFRDLSFTIPAGKNVAIVGGSGSGKSSMVRLLYRFFEPNSGQVLIGGQDINSVDLDSLRKTIAVVPQDSVLFHNTIEHNIHYGNLSKTHQDVENAARMADLHDSIMSWPAQYNTAVGERGLKLSGGEKQRVAIARAILKNTPILIFDEATSSLDSITEHNILQALSRATSGRTSICIAHRLSTVKDADEILVLENGRVGERGTHFELLRQNGLYARLWETQTQQFDPSRLTEDVDGPKEAAKAL from the exons GCCACAACCACGTGCAACCAAGAgtt TTGTACTCTACGCTTGTAAAAGGAGAAGATGATAGTGGTGATGCCAAATCAAAGAAGATTACTCCATTTACACCTACACCAGGAAGCAAACTCCTGGGTGGAGTATTCGGTAAAAAAGCTAAAG GTGCAACATCAGCCCCGGCAGTAGCAACAACGcttcgacaacaacaacagcatcgacgacaacaacaacaacaatcacgACAATGTCACGTTCATATAGGAGGTACCGGCACTGATGGCGGCACAGCACTTGGTAAATTGGATGCACCAGAGGTGACCTCACAGGATATGCTTAGGGCCATGATGGCATACATTTGGCCCAAAGAGGATCCCCTAGTTCGCAAGCG GGTGGGAATATCCCTGGGTCTACTGGCTGGATCAAAACTGTTGACTGTCTGTGTGCCATTTTTGTTCAAAGGCGCCGTGGATACCATGACCACACTGAATATGGATACAGCCCCCGATGCAGTGCTCTCGACGGCCACAGCTCTACTTTTGGGAT ATGGCATTGCTCGAGCTAGTGCAGCCGGTTTTAATGAGCTACGTAATGCAGTTTTCGCTAAAGTGGCTCACCATTCCATACGTAAAATAGCCAGCAATGTGTTCCttcatttgcataatttggaTTTGGCGTTCCATTTGAATAAACAGACCGGCGCCTTGTCAAAGACAATTGATCGGGGTTCGCGTGGAATTAATTTCGTACTCTCCGCCATGGTGTTCAATATTGTGCCGACAATATTCGAATTGGCCCTCGTTTCCAGTATCCTGGGAATAAAATGTGGCCTAGCATTCGCCGGCGTTAGCATGGGCTGTGTGGGCATTTATGCTGTATATACGCTGAGCGTGACCCAATGGCGAACACGCTTCCGTGTGTACATGAATCAGGCGGAAAATGAGGCGGGCAACAAGGCGGTAGACTCACTTATCAACTACGAGACCGTAAAGTACTTCAACAATGAGAAATACGAGGCCGGTTGCTATAACGAAGTGCTGAAAAAATACGAGGCAGCTAGCCTAAAGACATCTTCCAGTCTGGCATTGCTTAATTTTGGACAAAATGCCATCTTCAGCAGTGCCCTCAGCTTGATTATGGTTTTGGCGGCGAAAGAGATTGCCCAAGGTAACATGACAGTTGGCGATTTGGTCATGGTAAATGGGCTTCTCTTCCAGTTGTCGATTCCACTAGGTTTCCTGGGCAGCGTCTATCGTGAGGTCCGTCAGGCTTTACTCGACATGCAAGCCATGTTTACCCTAATGAATGTGGATAGTCGCATCCAAACGAAGGCCAATGCCCAACCGCTTTTTGTGGACAATAACAACTCGTCAATTGAATTCCGTAATGTGAGCTTTGAGTATGAGCCGGGTAAACCCATCTTTAGAGATTTGTCCTTTACCATACCTGCCGGTAAGAACGTGGCCATTGTGGGAGGCTCGGGCTCTGGCAAATCGTCAATGGTACGCCTTCTATATCGTTTCTTTGAGCCCAACTCGGGCCAAGTGCTTATTGGTGGTCAGGATATCAACAGCGTTGATTTAGATAGCCTGCGCAAAACCATTGCTGTGGTGCCGCAGGATTCGGTACTGTTCCATAACACCATCGAGCACAATATTCATTATGGCAACTTAAGCAAAACACATCAAGATGTAGAGAATGCGGCTCGTATGGCTGATCTGCATGATTCCATCATGAGTTGGCCGGCACAGTACAACACCGCTGTTGGTGAACGAGGACTAAAGCTTTCTGGCGGCGAAAAGCAGCGAGTGGCCATTGCTAGGGCCATACTTAAGAATACCCCCATTCTTATTTTCGATGAGGCCACCAGCAGTCTGGACTCCATAACCGAACAt AATATTCTACAGGCGCTAAGTCGGGCGACATCGGGTCGCACTAGCATTTGCATTGCCCACCGCCTGTCCACGGTAAAAGATGCTGATGAGATCTTGGTTTTGGAAAATGGTCGTGTAGGTGAGCGGGGCACACATTTTGAACTGTTACGACAAAATGGACTCTATGCACGCCTGTGGGAGACGCAGACTCAGCAATTTGACCCAAGTCGTTTGACAGAAGACGTCGATGGCCCAAAGGAAGCAGCCAAGGCGCTTTAA
- the LOC6645230 gene encoding iron-sulfur clusters transporter ABCB7, mitochondrial isoform X2 encodes MAGLLHLTKLCSKNAQLAHICRSTYPTIGKGGHNHVQPRVLYSTLVKGEDDSGDAKSKKITPFTPTPGSKLLGGVFGKKAKGGTGTDGGTALGKLDAPEVTSQDMLRAMMAYIWPKEDPLVRKRVGISLGLLAGSKLLTVCVPFLFKGAVDTMTTLNMDTAPDAVLSTATALLLGYGIARASAAGFNELRNAVFAKVAHHSIRKIASNVFLHLHNLDLAFHLNKQTGALSKTIDRGSRGINFVLSAMVFNIVPTIFELALVSSILGIKCGLAFAGVSMGCVGIYAVYTLSVTQWRTRFRVYMNQAENEAGNKAVDSLINYETVKYFNNEKYEAGCYNEVLKKYEAASLKTSSSLALLNFGQNAIFSSALSLIMVLAAKEIAQGNMTVGDLVMVNGLLFQLSIPLGFLGSVYREVRQALLDMQAMFTLMNVDSRIQTKANAQPLFVDNNNSSIEFRNVSFEYEPGKPIFRDLSFTIPAGKNVAIVGGSGSGKSSMVRLLYRFFEPNSGQVLIGGQDINSVDLDSLRKTIAVVPQDSVLFHNTIEHNIHYGNLSKTHQDVENAARMADLHDSIMSWPAQYNTAVGERGLKLSGGEKQRVAIARAILKNTPILIFDEATSSLDSITEHNILQALSRATSGRTSICIAHRLSTVKDADEILVLENGRVGERGTHFELLRQNGLYARLWETQTQQFDPSRLTEDVDGPKEAAKAL; translated from the exons GCCACAACCACGTGCAACCAAGAgtt TTGTACTCTACGCTTGTAAAAGGAGAAGATGATAGTGGTGATGCCAAATCAAAGAAGATTACTCCATTTACACCTACACCAGGAAGCAAACTCCTGGGTGGAGTATTCGGTAAAAAAGCTAAAG GAGGTACCGGCACTGATGGCGGCACAGCACTTGGTAAATTGGATGCACCAGAGGTGACCTCACAGGATATGCTTAGGGCCATGATGGCATACATTTGGCCCAAAGAGGATCCCCTAGTTCGCAAGCG GGTGGGAATATCCCTGGGTCTACTGGCTGGATCAAAACTGTTGACTGTCTGTGTGCCATTTTTGTTCAAAGGCGCCGTGGATACCATGACCACACTGAATATGGATACAGCCCCCGATGCAGTGCTCTCGACGGCCACAGCTCTACTTTTGGGAT ATGGCATTGCTCGAGCTAGTGCAGCCGGTTTTAATGAGCTACGTAATGCAGTTTTCGCTAAAGTGGCTCACCATTCCATACGTAAAATAGCCAGCAATGTGTTCCttcatttgcataatttggaTTTGGCGTTCCATTTGAATAAACAGACCGGCGCCTTGTCAAAGACAATTGATCGGGGTTCGCGTGGAATTAATTTCGTACTCTCCGCCATGGTGTTCAATATTGTGCCGACAATATTCGAATTGGCCCTCGTTTCCAGTATCCTGGGAATAAAATGTGGCCTAGCATTCGCCGGCGTTAGCATGGGCTGTGTGGGCATTTATGCTGTATATACGCTGAGCGTGACCCAATGGCGAACACGCTTCCGTGTGTACATGAATCAGGCGGAAAATGAGGCGGGCAACAAGGCGGTAGACTCACTTATCAACTACGAGACCGTAAAGTACTTCAACAATGAGAAATACGAGGCCGGTTGCTATAACGAAGTGCTGAAAAAATACGAGGCAGCTAGCCTAAAGACATCTTCCAGTCTGGCATTGCTTAATTTTGGACAAAATGCCATCTTCAGCAGTGCCCTCAGCTTGATTATGGTTTTGGCGGCGAAAGAGATTGCCCAAGGTAACATGACAGTTGGCGATTTGGTCATGGTAAATGGGCTTCTCTTCCAGTTGTCGATTCCACTAGGTTTCCTGGGCAGCGTCTATCGTGAGGTCCGTCAGGCTTTACTCGACATGCAAGCCATGTTTACCCTAATGAATGTGGATAGTCGCATCCAAACGAAGGCCAATGCCCAACCGCTTTTTGTGGACAATAACAACTCGTCAATTGAATTCCGTAATGTGAGCTTTGAGTATGAGCCGGGTAAACCCATCTTTAGAGATTTGTCCTTTACCATACCTGCCGGTAAGAACGTGGCCATTGTGGGAGGCTCGGGCTCTGGCAAATCGTCAATGGTACGCCTTCTATATCGTTTCTTTGAGCCCAACTCGGGCCAAGTGCTTATTGGTGGTCAGGATATCAACAGCGTTGATTTAGATAGCCTGCGCAAAACCATTGCTGTGGTGCCGCAGGATTCGGTACTGTTCCATAACACCATCGAGCACAATATTCATTATGGCAACTTAAGCAAAACACATCAAGATGTAGAGAATGCGGCTCGTATGGCTGATCTGCATGATTCCATCATGAGTTGGCCGGCACAGTACAACACCGCTGTTGGTGAACGAGGACTAAAGCTTTCTGGCGGCGAAAAGCAGCGAGTGGCCATTGCTAGGGCCATACTTAAGAATACCCCCATTCTTATTTTCGATGAGGCCACCAGCAGTCTGGACTCCATAACCGAACAt AATATTCTACAGGCGCTAAGTCGGGCGACATCGGGTCGCACTAGCATTTGCATTGCCCACCGCCTGTCCACGGTAAAAGATGCTGATGAGATCTTGGTTTTGGAAAATGGTCGTGTAGGTGAGCGGGGCACACATTTTGAACTGTTACGACAAAATGGACTCTATGCACGCCTGTGGGAGACGCAGACTCAGCAATTTGACCCAAGTCGTTTGACAGAAGACGTCGATGGCCCAAAGGAAGCAGCCAAGGCGCTTTAA
- the LOC26528853 gene encoding SET domain-containing protein 4 yields the protein MGRTERHRQRRGQSLTSIESSSAINQSFHALCVKLNEQGWLNQTQLSARIYDSTGRGLCSKRRSFHAGDELIRLPVQSLISIATLQTDEQFKRLFDKELFDKDSRVSFQSLMACYLMYHTHLNESTSSGCSDLSAYGKTLPRTYSTPYFCSMAELQCLPEALLERTVAQNRQIRDDYQTLKALVGATSCDCCEQTYCQDIWTLKDFRLAYFAVNSRSVHVNARQLMLQMKLKSEHNHFRDLIKGDTNLALAPFLDLFNHCDAVKTSARLEGKEYCITLDEAPGGIDPYSQIFISYGALPNLKLLTEYGFWLERNSHDYFEFKLLDIEQLIRYSKSLCSQSYHRNIFKFIREHNLDDQMFVHLDDGCSHNLRVVLHIIFHQDSYFPNVLNQIAFGDANQFDNVQPELDYLVSNKMKEYQEFATALERLPQLTESGTVARTYLLECVRYLGDFKAKHCPPIE from the coding sequence ATGGGACGCACCGAGCGCCACCGCCAACGCCGTGGTCAGTCGTTGACCTCCATTGAATCGTCATCAGCAATTAACCAATCTTTCCACGCACTCTGCGTGAAATTGAATGAGCAGGGATGGCTTAATCAAACGCAGCTTTCTGCCCGTATATATGATTCAACCGGACGGGGGCTCTGTTCCAAGCGCCGATCATTTCACGCAGGCGATGAGTTGATACGGCTGCCCGTCCAAAGCCTAATTAGCATAGCCACTCTACAGACAGATGAACAATTTAAGCGATTATTTGACAAAGAGCTCTTCGACAAGGATTCGCGCGTGTCATTTCAGAGCCTTATGGCCTGTTATCTAATGTATCACACACACTTAAATGAATCAACGTCATCGGGATGCTCGGACTTAAGTGCCTATGGAAAAACACTTCCTCGGACCTATTCGACGCCATATTTCTGTTCCATGGCAGAATTGCAATGTTTGCCAGAAGCCTTACTGGAACGAACTGTGGCCCAGAATCGCCAAATACGCGATGACTATCAAACACTGAAGGCGCTGGTGGGAGCTACGTCCTGCGACTGCTGTGAGCAGACATATTGCCAGGACATTTGGACTTTAAAGGACTTTCGTCTTGCCTATTTTGCTGTCAACTCGCGCAGTGTTCACGTTAATGCCCGCCAGCTTATGCTGCAAATGAAACTGAAGTCCGAGCACAATCACTTTCGGGATCTAATAAAGGGAGACACGAATTTGGCTTTGGCTCCATTTCTAGACCTCTTCAATCACTGTGATGCAGTAAAGACATCAGCAAGGTTAGAAGGCAAGGAATATTGTATAACTCTTGACGAAGCACCAGGAGGCATTGATCCTTATAGTCAAATATTTATTAGCTATGGAGCTCTGCCAAATCTTAAATTACTGACAGAGTATGGATTCTGGTTAGAACGGAATTCCCATGATTactttgaatttaaattgttgGATATAGAGCAATTGATACGCTATTCAAAATCACTTTGTTCACAGAGCTATCATAGAAATATCTTCAAATTTATACGCGAACACAATTTGGACGATCAAATGTTTGTCCATCTTGATGACGGGTGCTCTCACAATCTTCGGGTGGTATTGCATATTATCTTTCACCAAGATTCTTATTTTCCAAATGTTCTAAATCAGATTGCCTTTGGCGATGCCAATCAGTTTGATAATGTTCAGCCGGAATTAGATTATTTGGTGTCTAACAAAATGAAGGAATATCAGGAATTTGCGACAGCGCTGGAAAGATTGCCACAGCTTACGGAAAGTGGAACTGTGGCTCGCACATACTTATTGGAGTGTGTGCGATACCTTGGCGACTTTAAGGCGAAACACTGTCCCCCAATAGAATAA
- the LOC26529203 gene encoding ATP-dependent DNA helicase Q4, with protein sequence MDESIFKQKYQKYKLRVKLWEKDFKKKNGRVPSKYDIREASQDIRDSYKMYYKLKTSFLEETLSEVLSEDGFDMLEMSAAEDLGVSVLDQDQSLSINGGPPLPLDIVSLMETPKQTVNFSNLQELPHPQALSNLTNLDENHVIRKFEAVNELQQNQNAWGPNVSKQQPIKETKSIKEEEKRRSSVGLKPSLSAKLFQSTQGFAKRNPRKPLSRNSLNLGGSSSASGSNLEAGGALLEELPDFETILIRKAQEYKEKEAAIALNPLLHIDHSKEAIKTHVDEGWLQRNTESNSLRAEVINIEPNNNGNPGRKSHFGLSNIDVSKLKASESPISNPLDDHINPLPSPTNPLPSVSHEEEESGDSDSIVAESEEEPEPQEHRHLAKRRRIIPDSDNSVAQPKPQVEAEPEPPQQSEQDESVKDFSVDEDEDATYEPAQVKKSKAKRKQATAKRQTNKPKPEKKPKGEKKTPKPKPEKMPKRTAKPKIEEITPDDGEPEVEKPLNPEDLKYVLAMEAGDITSVPRIQIHELEQADETAQRYIRNFTMPQSATGGGGSSHQIDEKRSAARKKMEERIAAGKLNENFVTINIQKKKFVRGKKSVNFSKYKKQQWRHKKRVAALSGPDMDMGGCDGGVITCFQCGGVGHFAARCTVKGDNLLPLTAQLEEDPSPFPTLAEAEQMANDGAVAAHSRNIERLPQAANSAILQRDNDDDDDVEDEDEKNGNSSNSEAGEHEDSSKPEPDWSDNDSDIDIDALDAAIEASQSQVSTTSPIKSYVGHKIPEEFLKQAGLDVNSSKTRTQHGGVSPLYDLLPNGDIQNATPEVIEALHMFGHSDFRKGQDRAIMRTLSGLSSLVTLSTGSGKSLCYQLPAYLYSRQLGAITLVISPLVSLMEDQVTGVPHFLRAHCLHTNQTPQQRIKIQQLIAKGEIDILLVSPEAVVSGERATGFGAILRQLPPIAFACIDEAHCVSQWSHNFRPSYLMICKVLKKNLGVKTVLGLTATATLPTRTSIIRHLGILDGEKGIISDTPLPDNLILSVSKDENRDAALLQLLNSERFEPCQSIIIYCTRRDECERIAGFIRTCIQDQKQKSADDGKKKKRKRVNWQAEPYHAGMPASRRRTIQNAFMGNELRIVVATIAFGMGINKPDIRAIIHYNMPRNFESYVQEIGRAGRDGLPSHCHLFLDSKGGDQNELRRHVYANSIDRHVIRKLLQKIFVPCSCEKQLNGKKLPAAALRPPAVNDADDKDQEARDHICPGHEIGFSVEQTVEALDIPAENISTLLCYMELEPRWCMNVLSSAYVMAKVISYGGAKYLKHAAKECPPLAMAIALKIKDKSFKDDSNIIEFSVTDIAAGIGWNSGVVKYQLKNLEWIQVNGYPKRSPISVSFFDLGFRLKAPGDFTETEIDNALDTLYTRSVKQEQTQLIQLQYVAHGLAAVAYNTCAHCCNADFPQDRGNQLKAIIRNYFQNDYPQDLELEIEPDNVPDDYIISDVHALINMYPDNTFSGRNIARIFHGIPSPNYPAVMWGRCKFWRAHSKVNFNRILKLANLEIVKRRT encoded by the exons ATGGATGAATCGatctttaaacaaaaatatcagAAGTACAAGCTACGTGTCAAATTGTGGGAGAAAGACTTCAAGAAGAAGAATGGACGTGTGCCCTCTAAG TACGATATTCGTGAGGCCAGCCAGGACATACGCGACTCCTATAAAATGTACTACAAGTTGAAGACTTCATTTTTGGAGGAGACCCTCAGTGAAGTTCTCAGCGAAGATGGTTTCGATATGCTGGAAATGTCAGCGGCTGAAGATCTGGGTGTTAGTGTGTTAGATCAGGATCAAAGTCTTAGCATAAATGGTGGTCCTCCGCTACCGCTCGATATAGTTTCGCTGATGGAGACTCCCAAACAAACGGTAAACTTTTCCAACCTGCAGGAGCTGCCCCACCCGCAGGCTTTAAGTAATCTCACTAATTTGGATGAGAATCATGTGATACGCAAATTTGAAGCTGTCAACGAGCTACAGCAAAATCAAAATGCCTGGGGTCCAAATGTGAGCAAACAACAGCCTATAAAGGAAACTAAATCCATTAAAGAGGAAGAGAAACGGCGTTCTTCAGTTGGACTTAAGCCCAGTCTTAGTGCGAAATTGTTTCAATCTACACAGGGATTCGCCAAACGTAATCCTCGTAAGCCTCTTTCACGAAACTCCCTGAATCTTGGAGGCAGTTCCTCCGCCAGTGGGTCAAACTTGGAAGCAGGTGGTGCTCTACTAGAGGAACTGCCCGATTTCGAAACAATTCTTATACGGAAGGCCCAGGAATATAAGGAAAAAGAGGCAGCTATTGCATTAAATCCCTTGCTTCATATAGATCATTCAAAGGAAGCTATCAAAACCCACGTAGATGAAGGCTGGCTACAACGGAACACTGAATCTAACTCGCTAAGAGCTGAAGTCATCAATATAGAACCAAATAACAATGGGAATCCTGGAAGGAAATCCCATTTCGGCCTGTCCAACATAGATGTCAGTAAATTGAAAGCCTCGGAAAGTCCCATAAGCAATCCACTAGACGATCACATTAATCCCTTGCCCTCTCCAACCAATCCCTTGCCATCCGTTTCtcacgaagaagaagaatctGGCGACTCTGATTCCATAGTGGCAGAAAGCGAAGAGGAGCCTGAGCCACAGGAGCATCGCCATTTGGCCAAGCGTCGTCGCATTATACCGGACAGTGATAATAGTGTGGCACAACCAAAACCTCAGGTAGAAGCAGAACCAGAGCCACCCCAGCAATCAGAGCAAGATGAATCTGTTAAAGATTTTTCAGtggatgaagatgaagatgcCACATACGAACCGGCACAAGTGAAAAAATCTAAGGCCAAACGAAAACAAGCAACTGCTAAAAGGCAAACCAACAAACCCAAGCCAGAAAAGAAACCCAAGGGCGAAAAGAAGACACCAAAACCTAAACCAGAGAAGATGCCAAAGAGAACTGCAAAGCCAAAGATCGAGGAGATAACACCAGATGATGGGGAGCCAGAAGTGGAGAAGCCCCTGAATCCGGAAGATCTTAAATATGTACTCGCTATGGAAGCCGGTGACATTACGTCTGTGCCTCGCATACAAATCCACGAACTGGAGCAAGCCGATGAAACTGCCCAGCGTTACATAAGAAATTTTACCATGCCACAATCAGCAACTGGCGGAGGAGGATCCTCGCACCAAATTGATGAAAAACGCTCAGCTGCCCGCAAAAAAATGGAGGAGAGAATCGCTGCAGGGAAACTGAATGAGAACTTTGTCACTATCAATatacagaaaaagaaatttgttcGAGGCAAAAAATCGGTGAATTTTTCCAAATACAAGAAGCAACAATGGCGCCATAAAAAGCGAGTGGCTGCACTTAGTGGTCCAGACATGGATATGGGTGGTTGTGATGGAGGTGTAATTACTTGCTTTCAATGCGGTGGTGTTGGTCATTTCGCAGCTCGGTGCACGGTTAAGGGAGATAACCTGTTGCCACTTACCGCTCAGCTTGAGGAGGATCCCTCGCCATTCCCCACCCTGGCCGAGGCGGAACAGATGGCCAACGATGGAGCAGTGGCTGCCCACAGTCGCAATATTGAGCGTTTACCCCAAGCAGCTAATTCGGCCATTCTCCAGAGAGATaatgacgacgatgacgatgtcGAGGACGAGGACGAGAAAAACGGCAACAGCAGTAATAGTGAGGCGGGGGAGCATGAAGATTCGTCAAAGCCCGAACCGGATTGGTCTGATAATGATTCGGATATCGATATTGACGCTTTAGATGCAGCAATTGAGGCGAGTCAATCACAAGTATCGACTACATCTCCCATTAAGAGCTATGTAGGGCACAAGATACCAGAAGAGTTCCTCAAGCAGGCAGGCCTGGATGTGAACTCCTCCAAGACACGCACTCAGCACGGTGGCGTAAGTCCTCTCTACGATCTCCTGCCCAATGGTGATATTCAGAATGCAACACCTGAAGTGATAGAAGCTTTACACATGTTTGGTCACAGCGATTTCCGAAAGG GCCAGGATCGTGCCATTATGCGCACCTTGTCGGGTCTCTCATCATTAGTCACCCTAAGCACAGGCAGTGGCAAGTCCCTGTGCTATCAATTACCTGCCTATCTGTATAGCCGTCAGCTGGGAGCTATCACCTTGGTCATCTCGCCTCTTGTGTCGCTTATGGAGGATCAGGTCACCGGTGTGCCACATTTCCTGCGAGCACATTGTCTGCACACTAACCAGACACCGCAGCAGCGGATCAAAATCCAGCAATTGATAGCGAAAGGAGAGATTGACATTTTGCTTGTGTCCCCAGAGGCTGTTGTATCCGGCGAGCGTGCAACTGGCTTTGGAGCCATTCTCCGTCAGCTGCCGCCGATAGCCTTTGCCTGCATCGATGAAGCCCATTGTGTGTCCCAATGGAGTCACAATTTTCGACCTAGTTACCTAATGATTTGCAAAGTCTTGAAGAAAAATCTCGGCGTGAAGACGGTGTTGGGTCTAACAGCCACAGCAACTTTGCCTACCAGAACCAGCATTATAAGGCATCTGGGTATTCTTGATGGTGAGAAGGGAATTATTAGCGATACCCCACTACCGGATAATCTCATTTTGTCCGTATCAAAGGATGAAAATCGTGACGCTGCCCTCTTGCAGTTGCTGAATAGCGAAAG ATTCGAGCCCTGCCAATCGATAATCATTTATTGCACCCGTCGAGATGAGTGCGAAAGGATTGCTGGCTTCATCCGTACCTGCATTCAAGACCAAAAACAGAAATCCGCCGATgatggcaaaaagaaaaaacgaaaacgtgTCAATTGGCAAGCTGAGCCTTACCATGCTGGCATGCCTGCATCTCGAAGGAGGACCATACAGAATGCATTCATGGGTAACGAGCTTAGGATCGTGGTGGCCACCATAGCTTTTGGCATGGGTATCAATAAGCCAGATATTCGAGCAATTATCCACTACAATATGCCTAGAAATTTCGAAAGCTATGTACAAGAAATCGGACGCGCTGGACGCGATGGACTTCCTTCACACTGTCATCTGTTTCTGGACTCGAAAGGAGGAGATCAAAATGAGCTGAGGCGTCATGTCTATGCCAATTCCATAGATCGCCATGTAATACGAAAGTTATTGCAGAAAATATTTGTGCCTTGCAGTTGTGAGAAGCAATTAAATGGGAAAAAATTACCAGCGGCGGCACTTCGTCCACCTGCAGTGAATGATGCCGATGACAAGGATCAAGAGGCACGTGATCATATCTGTCCGGGCCATGAAATTGGCTTCTCTGTGGAGCAAACCGTTGAGGCTTTGGACATTCCGGCCGAAAACATATCGACGCTTTTATGTTATATGGAATTGGAACCACGTTGGTGCATGAATGTCCTCAGTTCCGCTTATGTTATGGCCAAAGTTATCTCCTACGGTGGAGCCAAGTACTTAAA ACATGCAGCTAAAGAATGTCCACCTCTGGCCATGGCTATTGCTTTGAAAATTAAGGATAAGTCATTTAAGGATGATTCCAACATTATTGAGTTTTCAGTCACCGATATAGCCGCTGGCATCGGCTGGAATAGTGGCGTAGTGAAGTATCAACTTAAGAATCTGGAATGGATTCAGG TCAATGGCTATCCCAAACGTTCACCCATTTCCGTGAGTTTCTTTGATCTTGGTTTCCGACTTAAGGCTCCGGGCGATTTCACTGAAACTGAAATTGATAATGCCTTGGATACACTATACACGCGATCTGTGAAACAAGAGCAAACGCAGCTCATCCAACTTCAGTATGTGGCCCATGGGTTGGCTGCTGTGGCATATAATACTTGTGCGCATTGCTGTAATGCCGATTTCCCACAGGATCGTGGTAACCAACTGAAAGCCATCATACGTAACTATTTTCAAAATGATTATCCACAGGATTTGGAACTCGAAATCGAG ccGGACAATGTGCCAGATGATTATATCATATCCGATGTCCATGCCCTGATCAACATGTATCCCGATAATACATTTAGTGGTAGAAATATCGCTCGCATTTTCCATGGCATACCTAGTCCAAATTATCCAGCTGTTATGTGGGGTCGCTGTAAATTTTGGCGGGCACACAGTAAGGTAAATTTTAATCGCATTCTAAAATTGGCCAATCTGGAAATTGTAAAACGGCGAACCTAA